The window TCGATGCGCTGGCCGGCCACTTCGATGGTGCCGGCCGTAGGCGAATCCAGGCCGCCGATGAGGTTGAGCAGGGTGGTCTTGCCGGAGCCCGACGGGCCCATCAGCGCGACGAAATCCCCCTCCGCGATGTCCAGGTCGATGCCGTGCAGGACCTCGACTTTCTCGGGCCCGCGCTGGTAGGTCTTGGTGAGGTTGTGGATCGAAACCAGGGATGCCATGGCTGCCTCGTCGATGGATGTCGGGTCGTTGGTTCTGGGATGGGCGGCGATGCGGTGCTGCCCGCAAGTTCGATGGATGGCGGTCAGTCGGTGCCGGTGGCCACGGGAGTGCCGTCCACCAATCCCGCGGGCGGCGCGACCACCACGGTTTCGCCCGGTGCCAGGCCGGAGATCACTTCGCGGTGTTCGCCGAGCGCGCCGCCGGCCTGCACCTTGCGCAGCTCGACGATGTCCTCGCCGCCGACCACGAAGATGGCGTCGCCGCCATCGCGCCGGACGATCGCGCTGGCCGGGACGCGCACGCCGCGCTTCGGCTCGGCATTCGCCTCTGTGGCCTTTTCCAGGAAGCTCACGGTCACGCCCATGTCCGGCACGATGCGCGCGTCGCGCGCCTTCAGCGCCACCCGCACCTTGACCGTGGCCTTGCCGCGGTCGGCGGTGGGGATGATCGCGATGACCTCGGCGGGGATTTTCCAGTCCGGGTAGGAGTTCAGGGTGGCTTCCACCGGCATCTTCGGCTGGACCCGGCCGATGTAGGCCTCGCCGACGTCCACTTCGACCTCCAGCGAATCCATGTCGACGATGGTGCCGATACCGGTGCGGGTGAAACCGCCGCCGGCGGACAGCGGCGACACGATCTCGCCGGGCTGCGCCGCCTTGGCGATCACCACGCCCGCGAACGGCGCGCGCACGATGGTGTTGTCGACGCCGTTGCTGGCGATGGCCAGGCTGTTGCGCGCGACCTGCGCGTTGCGTTGCGCGGTGGCCACCTGCGCGCGGAGTGCGTCGCGCTGGGCCACCGCCTGTTCGAACTGCGCGCGCGAGACCAGCTTCTGGCCGACCAGCGCGCCGAGCCGTGCGGCGTTTGCCTCGGCTTCCTTCAACTGCGCCTGGCTGCCGAGGATCTGGCTCTGCGCGGCGGCCAGCTGCGAGGCGGACAGGGCGCGCTGGGCATCGGCATCGACCGGATCCAGCGTTGCCATCACCTGCCCGGCTTCGACCCGCTGGCCTTCCTCGATCAGGACCTCGCGCACGCGCCCGGTGATCTTCGACGAGACCGTCGCCATTCGTCGCGCCACCACGTAGCCACTGGCGTCCAGCACGGAGGCACTGCCGCTGCCAGCACTCAGCGAGACCGCGCTCGCCGTCTGCACCGGTACCGCCTGGTCGCGACCGAACAGGAACCAGCCGGCCGCGCCCAGCACCACCACTGCGCCGGCTGCGGCCAGGCCGATCCACAGGCCCTTGCGGGAGGTCGGCGGCGGCGGGGCGCTGCGGTCGATCTTGAGGGAGTTGAGCAGGTCGGCTGAATTGGTCATGGGCGATGCGAAGCAGAGGAGGGATCCGGGATGGACGCCGGCAATGATGCGTGCCGCGTGATGGTCGCCACCTTCGGACAAGCGATTCCTGCTGTCAAGTTTCCTTTACATATCGATGTCGGCGCGCAGGCGGTGGTCGCCGTGGTCGCGAATGCATGCGCCATTCCCGATGCACGCAGGCTAGCGCTGGCGGCGATGGCGGTCACCTGACGGTTGTCATGTCGATTGCATGAAAGCCGCGACTGCCGGCATGGGCATGTTGCGCGGAGGATGCACGCCATCGACCACGGGGAGATGTGCGATGCACGGCAACGATGAGGTACTGGCGCGCTTGCAGCAGGCAGGCAAGGCCTACGGCAAGCTGCGTGCGCTGGACGGGTTGGACCTGTCGCTGCGTGCAGGTGAGGTCACCTCGCTGCTCGGTGCCAACGGTGCCGGCAAGACCACCGCGATCGGCCTGCTGCTGGGCCTGTTGCGCGCGGACAGCGGCACGGTCCAATTGTTCGGGCGCGACCCGCGCGAGCTCGCCGCACGCCGCCGGATCGGGGTGATGCTGCAGACCGCCGGCCTGCCGGAACGCCTGCGCGTCGGCGAGTTGCTCACGCAGGCGCGCAGCTATTACCCGGACGCGCGCAGCATCGCCGACTGCGTGGCGCTGGCCGGCCTGGACGGCTTGCTGGATCGCCCCTACGGCAAGCTCTCCGGCGGCCAGCAGCGGCGCGTGCAGTTCGCCATCGCGGTGTGCGGCCGGCCGCGCCTGCTGTTCCTCGACGAACCCACCACCGGCCTCGACATCGATGCCCGGCAGAAGCTCTGGCAGGCGATCCGCGAACTGGTCGCGCAGGGCAGTGGCGTGCTGCTGACCACCCATTATCTGGAAGAAGCCGAGGCGCTGTCCGACCGCGTGGTCGTGCTCGATCGCGGCAAGCTGGTCGCCGAAGGCAGCGTGCGCGAGATCCGCGCGCATGTCTCGCAACGCCGCGTGCGTTGCATCACCGGCATCGATGCTGCCCTGGCCGCGCGCTGGCCCGGCGTGCGCGAGGCGGTGCGCGATGGCGAGTACCTGCGCATCGTCGCCGAGACGGCCGAACCGGTGGTGCGACGTTTGTTCGATGCCGATCCGGACCTGCACGAACTGGAAGTGCAACGCGCCGGCCTGGCCGACGCCTTCCTCGAACTCACCCGCAACGCCGACTCGGCTGATGTCGAGCAAGCAAAGGAAGCCGCCTGATGAACGCCATCGTCCACCACGCCACGTATTCCTCGTGGCGCAGCTATCTGCAGGAAGCGAAGTGCGAGTTCCTGCGCATGCTTCGCGAGCCGTCGTTCTGCCTGCCGGTGATCTGTTTTCCGGTGCTGTTCTATCTGTTGTTCGGCGTGCTCCTCGACAAGGGCACAGGCGGGGCGTCGCAGTATCTGCTCGCCACGTACGGTGCGTTCGGGGTGATCGGCGCGGGGCTCTTCGGTTTCGGCGTGACCATCGCGGTGGATCGCGAGAAAGGCCTGCTGCGGCTCAAGCGCGCGCTGCCGGTGCCGCCCGGCGCGATGCTGCTGGCGAAGATGGTGATGGCAATGCTGTTCGCCGCGATCATCTCGCTGGTGCTGGCGGTGATCGCCGCGACCGTGGCCGGGGTGGTGCTGGAGCCATCGCAATGGATCCGCCTGTTCGTGATCAACGTGCTCGGCGTGCTGCCGTTCTGCGCGATCGGCCTGTACGTGGGCTCGCTGGTCGGCGGCAACGCGGCACCGGCGCTGCTGAACATGCTGTACCTGCCGATGGCCTTCCTGTCCGGCCTGTGGCTGCCACTGACGATGCTGCCCGACATTCTCTCCACCATCGCACCCGTGTGGCCGGCGTATCACCTGGGGCAGCTCGCGCTGAAAGTGGTCGGCTTCGACATGGGCCAGCCGATCGGCATGCACGTGGCCGTGCTTCTCGGCATCACCGCGCTGTTCTTCGTGCTGGCGCAGCGCCGCCTGTCCGCGGCGGAATGAGCGTGCCATGATCCGCGCAGCCCGCCACCGGAGCGACCCGTGAAGCGTCTTTCCCAGCTGCGCTGGCTGCAACCCGCGCCGGATTCGGTGGCGGCGCAGGAACTGCGCCTGGGGCGTTCGCCGTGGACCAACTTCATCCACCTGGTGTGGTCGGTCTGGGTGTTCCTGACCCCAGCGCTGTCGGGCGGGGAGTACGGATTCAGCTGGCAATGGCTGTGGCTGACCCTGCTCTCGTACCCACTGTTCCTGTGGGCCTACGTCACCAGCGTGTTCGCTGCGCCGCGCCGCGCCCACCTGGCGGCGCTGGCGATGGTGGCGATATGCCTCGCCCTGCTGCCCTGGTATCCCTCGGGCCTGAGCTACTTCGTGTTCGGCTGCGTGATGCTGCAGCCACGGCGCTCGCGCTCGATCCTGCGCTACCTCGGCACGATCGCCGTGCTGAACGTGGTCCTGATCAGCTACGCGCGATACATCGGCTATCCGTGGCAGGCGCTGGTGTGGATGCCGACGGTGACCGCGATCATCGGCGTGATCGTGATGGTCGAACGCATCAACCGCGAACGCGAGGTCGCGCTGAAGCTCTCGCACGACGAGGTGCGCCGGCTGGCCGCGCTGGCCGAACGCGAACGCATCGGCCGCGACCTGCACGACCTGCTCGGCCACACGCTGTCGATGGTGGCGTTGAAGTCGGACCTTGCGGGTCGCCTGCTGGATCGCGATCCTGCCGCCGCACGCAACGAGATCGGCGAAGTCAGTCGCGTCGCCCGCGAGGCGCTGGCGCAAGTGCGTCGCGCGGTGACCGGGATCCGCGCCGCCGGCATCGCCGCCGAACTCGCTGCGGCCAAGCTGCTGCTGGAAACCGACGGCGTCAGCTTCGACTATCGCTTCGACGACGGCTTCGCCGGCAACGCGCTGCCGCCCGGCGTGGAAAGCGCGCTGGCGATGACCGTGCGCGAGGCCGCCACCAATATCCAGCGGCACGCACGCGCGCAACGCGCCGAGGCCAGCTTCGGCATGGACGGCGGCGACGCGGTGCTGCGCATCGTCGACGATGGCCGCGGCGGCGCGATCGTCCCCGGCAACGGACTGGTCGGCATGCGCGAGCGACTGGAAGGCGTGCACGGCAGCCTGCGCATCGATGCCGGCCCCGGTCGCGGCACCCGGGTCGAAGCGCGGGTGCCGCTGGCGGCCAACGATGATCCGATCGACGACGGCATTTTCGACGACGGCCGGATCGACGAAGCGTCGTAGCGATTGGTCGCCACGGGCGATCTGCTAACGTCCCGCGCATGTCGATGCCCCCTCCATTCGCATGATCCGCGTCCTCCTGGCCGAGGACCAGGCAATGCTGCGCGGCGCGCTGTCCGCGCTGCTCGGCATGGAAGACGACATCGAGGTGCTCGGTGCCGCCGCCGATGGCGAAGCCGCCTGGCGCGAGCTGCAGCGGCTCAAGCCCGACCTGCTGGTCACCGACATCGAGATGCCCGGCCTGACCGGCCTGGAACTGGCGCAGCGGATCCAGCGCCACGCGCTGCCGATCAAGGTGGTCATCGTCACCACCTTCGCGCGTGGGGGTTTCCTGCGCCGCGCGCTGGACGCCGGCGTCTGTGGTTACCTGTTGAAGGACGCACCCGCCGAAGACCTGGCCGAAGCCCTGCGCAAGGTCCATCGCGGCGGTCGCGCGATCGACCCGAACCTTGCGCTGGAAGCCTGGGGCGAAGCGGACCCGCTCAACGACCGCGAACGCCAGGCCCTGCGCCTGGCCGGCGAGGGCATGAGCGCGGGCGAGATCGCCGCCAAGCTCAATCTCTCGCAAGGCACCGTGCGCAACTACCTGTCCGAGGCGATCGGCAAGCTCGGCGTCGGCAACCGCATCGAGGCGTATCGGCTGGCGCGGCAGAAGGGTTGGCTGTGACTGCTGCATCGCCGGATGCGGCCTGCGTGCATCGGGCGTAGGCTGCGGGCGACATCCAGAAAGGGAATCACCATGCATCCTGTGCCACGTCCGATGTCGTTCCGGGTGGTCGCCGTGGTCGCCCTGCTCTGGAACCTGTTCGGCCTGCTCTCGTTCTACCTGCATGTCACCGCGACACCCGATGTCGTCGCCACTTGGCCCGAAGCCCAGCAGCAGATCGCCGCGGCGACGCCGCGCTGGATCTTCGTGCCGTTTGCCGTCGCCACCATCGGCGGCGTGCTGGGTTCGCTCGGCCTGCTGCTGGGCAGGCGCTGGGCGGTGCCGGTGTTGCTGCTGTCGCTGCTGGCCATCCTTGTGCAGTTCGGGTCGATCTACGCGATCACGCCCACGTGGGCGCTCACCGGCATCGGCGGCGCGATCCTGCCGCTGTGCATCGGCTTGTTCGGCCTGTTCCTGTGGTGGTACGCGGGCAAGGCGGCGTCGCGCGGCTGGTTGCGCTGAGCCGCGAGACGATCAGCGCATGGCCGCAAACCTCGCCATTTTCCGCTTCGATGGAAAGAATCCCGTTGCGGGATGCCATGGAACCCTGCCGATGATCGCTGTCGTTCGCCCGTGTGTGCTCATCGCCGTCGCCACAGGCGCCTTGCTGCTCGCGGCCTGTGGTCGTGGCCAGCCCGCGCCCGCCAAGCCCGAGCCGCCGGTCGCCACGGACACGCCGCCCGCGACGTCGCCGGCACGGATCGTGGCGGTCGTGCCGCCACCCAAGCCAGTGGCCTACAAGGTCGAGGGCGGCGCCGATGACTGGCACGGCACCGGGATCGTCTGCGATTTCGAGAAGCCGTTTCAGCTCAAGGGTGGCGGTCTGACCGTGTATTTCACCCCGACCTCGAAGGACGGCGGCACCTACAAGTACGACGGCCACCTGAGCGGTTTCGGTGTGCGCGGCGGCGAGGCCTACTCGGTCGAATGGATCGGCAGCGCGCCGGTCAGGATGAAGGGCTGGGGCGTGGGAACGGTAATGACGCCGATCGGGCCGCAGAGCGACAACGGCGTCGAGCACTACACGATCGAGCGATCCACCGAACCTTGCCCGGCGGCTTGAACGCTCAGGCCGCGGCGCGCGCCTTGAGCATCGCGTAACAGGCGCGCAGGCCCTGCGCTTCACCACCGGCCGGCTTGCCGGCGCGGTCGCTGTCGTTCCACGAATAGACATCGACATGCGCCCAGCGCTGGCCTTCGGTCACGAAGCGCTCCAGGAACAGCGCAGCGGTGATGCTGCCGGCCATGGTGCTGGCGCTGCCGTTGGCGAGGTCGGCAATGCCGCTGGTGAGATAGCGCAGGTACGGCCGCCACAGCGGCATCCGCCACAACGGATCGCGCGTCGTGTTCCCGGCCGCCAGCCAGTCGTTGGCCAGCGACTCGTCATTCGCATACAGCACCGGCAGGTCCGGACCCAGCGCGATGCGCGCGGCACCGGTCAGGGTGGCAAAGTCGAGCAGCAGGTCGGGCTTGAGCTCGCAGGCGCGGGTCAACGCGTCGCACAGGACCATCCGCCCTTCGGCATCGGTGTTGTCGATCTCCACGCTCACGCCGGTGCGGGTGGCAACGACTTCACCGGGGCGGAAGGCATCGGGACCGACCGCGTTCTCGACCGCCGGCACCAGCACGGTCAAACCCAGCGGCAGCTTGCGCGCCATGATCAGTTCCGCCAGCGCCAGCGCATGCGCGGCACCGCCCATGTCCTTCTTCATGTTGCGCATGCCGACCGCGGTCTTCAGGTCCAGGCCGCCGGTGTCGAAGCACACGCCCTTGCCGCAGATCGCGACATGCGGATGCGAGGCATCGCCCCAGCTCAGTTCGATGATGCGCGGCGGGCGATGCGAGGCGCGACCGACTGCGTGGATGGCCGGATAATTCTGCGCGAGCAGATCGTCGCCGGTCGTGACCGTCAGCGCCGCGCCATGTGTGGCCGCGAGTTCGCGCGCCAACGCTTCCAGATCGGCCGGCCCCATGTGTTCGGTCGGGGTGTTGACCAGGTCGCGCACGCGTACGCAGGCAGCCAGCAGGTCGAGGGTTTCGACATCGAAGGTGTCGACCAGGCGCGCGGGCAATCGGGTGTTTTTCTTGTAACGGTCGAAGCGGTAGCAGCCCAGGCCCCAGCCGAGATGCAATGCCTGGCGCGTCAGGTCATCGACATCGCCGACGACCTGCCAGTCGCCGCCCGGCAGCGCCAGTGGTGCATGCGCGTAGCTGTACGGATCCAGCGCGTCGCCGATGCCGATCACCGCACCGCCGATCGCGCCCTCCGCATCCGCCCAGCTTTGCGCGGTGCCGGCACTGCCGTCGAAGCGTTGCGCGGCCAGCCAGGCCTGCACGGCCGGCACCTGCGCATCGCGCCAGGAGGCGAAGGCGGCCTTGTGGACGAGGTGCAGCGGCTGCGGCGTCATCGCCGCATCGACCATGGCGAAACCGGCGGGCAGGGTCATGCGGCCTGCTCCTTGTGCAGGTGGGCGTCGAGCGCGTCGGCAAGTTCGCCGAGGGTGGTCACGCGCAAGTCGGCATGGGCAAGCGCCTCCGGCCAGGTGTGGTCGCCGCGGTCGATCCAGCAGGTCTGCAGGCCGGCAGCGGCGGCACCGGCGATGTCGGTGCGCGGATCGTCGCCGACATGCAGCACTTGATGCGGCGGCAGGCCGAGCCGCTTGCAGGCTTCGTGGAATAGGCCGGCATCCGGCTTGGCCGCGCCGTACTCGCGCGCGCTCAGCGAAAACACGAACAACGGGGCGATGCCGACCGCGCCGAGATCGGCATTGCCATTGGTCAGGCCCGCCACCGGCAGGCGCGCGGCGATCCGCTGCAAGCCGGCTTCAGCATCGGCATAGAAATCCACGCGGTTGCGTTCGCGGAAGAAGATCGCGTACGCGGCGGTGGCGAGTGCCGGGTCGTCGCCGCTTTCCTTCAGCGCGCGCTCGATGGTCAGCCGCCGCAGCAAGCCCAGGTCATGCGCATGCTCCGGGAACTGCGCGAACACGCGTTCGCGAAGATGGCGCATCTCGCTGATCGGGAAGCGCTCGGCGGTACGCGGGCTGTGGGCGACGAACCAGTCGTGCAGGGCGCATTCGATGCGCTCGCCGATCGGTGCGAACGGCCACAGGGTATCGTCGAGGTCGAGGGTGACGGCACGGATGGGAGACTTCACCGGCGCATTGTAGGACGCGCCCGCGCCACAGGCGTGATCGCGGTCGCGCTTTGCCGGCATGGCCGGTCTCAGCTCATGTAGCCCGAAGGCCGCATCCGGGGTTGGCTCGCCGATCCCTCATTCGAGCAGCTTCGCCCAGCCTTCCATGCCCTCGATCCGGGTCAGCACGATCTTGACGCAGACCAGCATCGGCACCGCCAGCAGCAGGCCGATGATTCCCCAGATCCAGCCGAACACCATCAGCGCCAGGATCAGGATCAGCGGCGACAGCGCCATCCGCTTGCCGAGCACGATCGGCGTCACGATCTGTCCTTCCAGCGTGTGCAGGCCCAGGTAGATCGTCGCCGGCAGCAACGACTGCACCGGATCGTCGAAGCTGGAGAAGCCCATCAGCAGCATCAACACGATGCCGATCAGCGGCCCGACATAGGGAGCGAAATTGAGGATTGCCGCCATCGTGCCCCACAGCAAGGCCTCGTCGAGCGGCAGATCCATGAAGAAATACAGGCAGCCGGCAAACACCAGGCCGACCACCGCGTTGATCACGCTGATGGTCAGCACGTAGCGACTGACTTCGGTTTCGATCGCCTGCAGGATGCCGACCGTCACCTTCTTTTTCTGCCGGTCCGGCAACAGCGCGATCGCGTGCCGCTGCAGGTCCTGTCCATAGACCATGAAGAAGAACGTCAGCAGTACCACGGCCAGAATCGACGTGATCAGCATCGGCGTGGTGGTGAGCACGCGGTAGGGATCATTGACCTCGGTCCTGACCACCTGCACCGGCCGCGAGGTGTTCTCGCCACCGGCGGCGCGGGCGATGTTCTCGGCGGCCTTGTTCGCCTCCTGCATCGGTTTGGCCAGCTTCTGCAGCTTGGGTGCCAGGCTGCGCAATTCGCGCGGGGCCTCGCGGATCCATTCGCCGGCCGGCTGCACAAGTTGCTGGCCAAGCAGTACCGCCAGCGCGATACCGCTGCACAGCACCGCCAGCGCGGCCAGGAAGCGCGGGATGCGAATGCGCTGGAGCACGCGGATGATCGGGTTGCCGACCAGGGCGAAGAACATCGCCAGCAGCACCGGCAGGATCAGGTCCTGGGTCGCCCACAAGGTGTAGCCGACCGCCAGCACCGCCAGCACCACCAGCGAGGCCGACGCGCGCGGGCGCGTGGGGGGCGAAATGCTGTCAGGGACAATTTCCGGTGTGGCCGGAATGGTCCCTGACACCATTTGCGTTTCCGCGTTGTCTATCGGCGGCGCGCTCATCCGCCGCGCGCAGCCCGTTCGATCGCGGCGATCTCGTCATCGCTGACAGGTGCCACGCCCGCACTGCGGTCCGCGACCGCACCGGTGGCATCCGCGGCGTTGCCCGCGGCATCCGCCGCCTGTTCCGCATCCTCGGCCGCGGCCTGTGCGCTGCCACTGGCCAGCATGCCCGACAGCGCGGTGACCAGGTTGAGCAGGCCACCGCTGCCAGCCAGCTTCAACGGTTGCGTGCGGCCGACCAGGAAACCGCTGGCCAGTCCGGCGATCACGATCCGCCCCGGCGTCCAGCTTTGCCGCCAGGTCGTCTTGACCTGCTGCCATTGCGCGCTGGTGCGGCGCTCGCGGTCTTCTAGCGCCTGTTCGGCCTGTTCCACCTTGGCGATCAATGCATGGAAGCTCATCTGGGTTCCTACGGTGGGGTCACGTCGACGCCCAGCCCCTTCTTCATCGGCTTGCCGGCGGTGGCATTCGCCTCGGCCACGCGTTGCGCGGCGTCGACGCTGGACTCGGCGCTGCCCGGGTTCGGCATCAGGTCGGCCAACTCGCCGAAACCGAGGCGGGCGAACTGGCGACGCGTGGCCTGCATCCGGGTGTGTTCGAAGTAGCGCATCGCCGCGACCACCGCGGCGACGGTGATGGCGATGCTCAATGCGGACGCGATCAACAACGAGACCAGCCAGGAAATCCCGGCCGCCTGCATCGCCGCGATCAGCGCCCCCATCAGCAACAACCAGGAAGACGCGCCGAAGGCGATCGCCACACCGGTGAACGCCAGTGCCCGGCCGAACGCGCTGCGGGCGAGCGAAAAATCCGCGGCGACCAGGATGCGCAGCGCCTTCAGGCTGTCGCTGGCGGCCTTAAGTCCGGCACGGCTGTCCGCGCCCAGCGCATGCAGAGCCTCGCCCAGATCGGGCGGGGCCTGCGGCTTGGCGGCAGGATCGGGCGGTGGCGCGTCGCCGTCGGCGCGCATGCGTGCGGCTTACTTGTCGCTGCGGCCGAGCTTGGAAATGATCCAGCCGGCAGCGAAGGCCACGCCGAAGGCGGCCAGCGGACGCTCGCGGATCAGCTCGGCAGCGCTGTCGATGAGGTCGCGGCCCTTGTCCATCAGCGCGTCCATCTGCTCACCGGCCGCACCGCCCAGGTGTTCGGCGGCGCTCAGCCCGGCCAGCGCGCCGTCGGCCAGTTCGGACTTCATCTGCGCCTTGCCCAGCTGCACTTCGCCGCCGGCCGCGCTGGCAGCGCCCTTGATCGCATCGCCGGCGGCAACCGCCGCCTGCTTCAGGTGAGAGCCGGCTTCGCCGAGATTGGATTTGACCGCGTCGGTGTTGTTGCTCATCCGGAACTCCTCGTGGGGAAACATGTGGAAATGGGGAATGCAGCTTGTAACGAACCATCTTTAACGAAGATGCAGGCTCGCATCGTCCACGTGATGCGACCGTCATGGCGCGATGCCGATCAGCGCATCACCAGCTGGCCGCTGTTGCGTCCGCGCAGCACGCGCAATACCAGTTGTTGCGGTTGCGCCGAAACCGCCGCGCGGAAGCCGGTCAGGTCGCTGAAATTGCCGCCGCTCGAGGCCAGTACCACGTCGCCGCGTTGCAGCCCATTCTGCGCCGCGCGGCTGCCGCGCTGCACCTCTTCGACCAGCACACCGGCCAGCCCCTGACGGCGCAGCGATTCCGGCAGCTCGGCGAAGCTGGCACCGCCCAGGCGTTCGTCCAGCTGCGCGCCCTGCAACGCCTTCGGCGCTTCGCGCAGGCTGGTGGCCAGCTGCAGCGGCTTGCCGTCACGGCGCACGTCCAGGGTGACCCGCGCATTGACCGGTTGCAGGCCCTGGAAATTGCGCAGTGCCTCGGCGTTGTCGATGTGGTCGCCGTTGGCGGCCAGGATCACGTCGCCGACCTTCAATCCGGCGGCTGCACCGGCGGAGCCGGGATAGATCCGGGTCACCACCGCGCCGCGGGTTTCGCCCAGCCCCAGCGCGCGGGCGATCTTGGCGTCCACGTCCTGGGTATCGATACCCAGGGTGCCGCGACGGACCACGCCGCCGGCCAGCAACTGATCCTTGATGTTGTTGGCCAGGTTCACCGGGATGGCGAAACCCAGGCCGATGTTGCCGGCCATCGAGCCCTGCCGGTTGTAGCTGGCGGTATTGATGCCGATCAGCTGGCCGTTGAGGTTGACCAGCGCGCCGCCCGAGTTGCCGGGATTGATCGAGGCATCGGTCTGGATGAAATTCTGGAACCCCGCGCCGGGCAGGTTGTTGCGGCCGATCGCCGAGACGATGCCCGAGGTCACGGTCTGGCTGAAGCCGAACGGGTTGCCGATCGCCACCACGAAGTCGCCGACCTGCAGACCGTCGCTGTTCGCCATCGGGATCGCGGTCAGGTCCTGCGCCGGGATGCGCATCAGCGCCACGTCTGTATCGGCATCGCCACCGATGAACTCGGCCTTGAGCTTGCGGCCGTCGGCCAGCATCACCTCGACCTCGTCCGCGTTCTCGATCACGTGGTTGTTGGTCAGCACCAGGCCGCGCTGGGCGTCGATGATCACGCCGGAGCCCAGCGACTGGGCGATGCGTTCCTGCGGGATGCCGAACATCCGGCGGAACACCGGGTCGTCGCCGAACGGCGTGTTGACCCGGACGCGCTGCTTGCTGGTGACGCTGACCACCGCCGGCAGGACTTTCTTCAACATCGGTGCCAGCGACGGCACCGGCACGCCGTTGACCGCGGTCGGCAGCGCGCCAGCGGCCGGCACG of the Thermomonas carbonis genome contains:
- a CDS encoding efflux RND transporter periplasmic adaptor subunit is translated as MTNSADLLNSLKIDRSAPPPPTSRKGLWIGLAAAGAVVVLGAAGWFLFGRDQAVPVQTASAVSLSAGSGSASVLDASGYVVARRMATVSSKITGRVREVLIEEGQRVEAGQVMATLDPVDADAQRALSASQLAAAQSQILGSQAQLKEAEANAARLGALVGQKLVSRAQFEQAVAQRDALRAQVATAQRNAQVARNSLAIASNGVDNTIVRAPFAGVVIAKAAQPGEIVSPLSAGGGFTRTGIGTIVDMDSLEVEVDVGEAYIGRVQPKMPVEATLNSYPDWKIPAEVIAIIPTADRGKATVKVRVALKARDARIVPDMGVTVSFLEKATEANAEPKRGVRVPASAIVRRDGGDAIFVVGGEDIVELRKVQAGGALGEHREVISGLAPGETVVVAPPAGLVDGTPVATGTD
- a CDS encoding ABC transporter ATP-binding protein, giving the protein MHGNDEVLARLQQAGKAYGKLRALDGLDLSLRAGEVTSLLGANGAGKTTAIGLLLGLLRADSGTVQLFGRDPRELAARRRIGVMLQTAGLPERLRVGELLTQARSYYPDARSIADCVALAGLDGLLDRPYGKLSGGQQRRVQFAIAVCGRPRLLFLDEPTTGLDIDARQKLWQAIRELVAQGSGVLLTTHYLEEAEALSDRVVVLDRGKLVAEGSVREIRAHVSQRRVRCITGIDAALAARWPGVREAVRDGEYLRIVAETAEPVVRRLFDADPDLHELEVQRAGLADAFLELTRNADSADVEQAKEAA
- a CDS encoding ABC transporter permease, coding for MNAIVHHATYSSWRSYLQEAKCEFLRMLREPSFCLPVICFPVLFYLLFGVLLDKGTGGASQYLLATYGAFGVIGAGLFGFGVTIAVDREKGLLRLKRALPVPPGAMLLAKMVMAMLFAAIISLVLAVIAATVAGVVLEPSQWIRLFVINVLGVLPFCAIGLYVGSLVGGNAAPALLNMLYLPMAFLSGLWLPLTMLPDILSTIAPVWPAYHLGQLALKVVGFDMGQPIGMHVAVLLGITALFFVLAQRRLSAAE
- a CDS encoding sensor histidine kinase — its product is MKRLSQLRWLQPAPDSVAAQELRLGRSPWTNFIHLVWSVWVFLTPALSGGEYGFSWQWLWLTLLSYPLFLWAYVTSVFAAPRRAHLAALAMVAICLALLPWYPSGLSYFVFGCVMLQPRRSRSILRYLGTIAVLNVVLISYARYIGYPWQALVWMPTVTAIIGVIVMVERINREREVALKLSHDEVRRLAALAERERIGRDLHDLLGHTLSMVALKSDLAGRLLDRDPAAARNEIGEVSRVAREALAQVRRAVTGIRAAGIAAELAAAKLLLETDGVSFDYRFDDGFAGNALPPGVESALAMTVREAATNIQRHARAQRAEASFGMDGGDAVLRIVDDGRGGAIVPGNGLVGMRERLEGVHGSLRIDAGPGRGTRVEARVPLAANDDPIDDGIFDDGRIDEAS
- a CDS encoding response regulator transcription factor; its protein translation is MIRVLLAEDQAMLRGALSALLGMEDDIEVLGAAADGEAAWRELQRLKPDLLVTDIEMPGLTGLELAQRIQRHALPIKVVIVTTFARGGFLRRALDAGVCGYLLKDAPAEDLAEALRKVHRGGRAIDPNLALEAWGEADPLNDRERQALRLAGEGMSAGEIAAKLNLSQGTVRNYLSEAIGKLGVGNRIEAYRLARQKGWL
- a CDS encoding leucyl aminopeptidase family protein translates to MTLPAGFAMVDAAMTPQPLHLVHKAAFASWRDAQVPAVQAWLAAQRFDGSAGTAQSWADAEGAIGGAVIGIGDALDPYSYAHAPLALPGGDWQVVGDVDDLTRQALHLGWGLGCYRFDRYKKNTRLPARLVDTFDVETLDLLAACVRVRDLVNTPTEHMGPADLEALARELAATHGAALTVTTGDDLLAQNYPAIHAVGRASHRPPRIIELSWGDASHPHVAICGKGVCFDTGGLDLKTAVGMRNMKKDMGGAAHALALAELIMARKLPLGLTVLVPAVENAVGPDAFRPGEVVATRTGVSVEIDNTDAEGRMVLCDALTRACELKPDLLLDFATLTGAARIALGPDLPVLYANDESLANDWLAAGNTTRDPLWRMPLWRPYLRYLTSGIADLANGSASTMAGSITAALFLERFVTEGQRWAHVDVYSWNDSDRAGKPAGGEAQGLRACYAMLKARAAA
- a CDS encoding HAD family hydrolase, encoding MKSPIRAVTLDLDDTLWPFAPIGERIECALHDWFVAHSPRTAERFPISEMRHLRERVFAQFPEHAHDLGLLRRLTIERALKESGDDPALATAAYAIFFRERNRVDFYADAEAGLQRIAARLPVAGLTNGNADLGAVGIAPLFVFSLSAREYGAAKPDAGLFHEACKRLGLPPHQVLHVGDDPRTDIAGAAAAGLQTCWIDRGDHTWPEALAHADLRVTTLGELADALDAHLHKEQAA
- a CDS encoding AI-2E family transporter, whose product is MVSGTIPATPEIVPDSISPPTRPRASASLVVLAVLAVGYTLWATQDLILPVLLAMFFALVGNPIIRVLQRIRIPRFLAALAVLCSGIALAVLLGQQLVQPAGEWIREAPRELRSLAPKLQKLAKPMQEANKAAENIARAAGGENTSRPVQVVRTEVNDPYRVLTTTPMLITSILAVVLLTFFFMVYGQDLQRHAIALLPDRQKKKVTVGILQAIETEVSRYVLTISVINAVVGLVFAGCLYFFMDLPLDEALLWGTMAAILNFAPYVGPLIGIVLMLLMGFSSFDDPVQSLLPATIYLGLHTLEGQIVTPIVLGKRMALSPLILILALMVFGWIWGIIGLLLAVPMLVCVKIVLTRIEGMEGWAKLLE
- a CDS encoding phage holin family protein, which produces MRADGDAPPPDPAAKPQAPPDLGEALHALGADSRAGLKAASDSLKALRILVAADFSLARSAFGRALAFTGVAIAFGASSWLLLMGALIAAMQAAGISWLVSLLIASALSIAITVAAVVAAMRYFEHTRMQATRRQFARLGFGELADLMPNPGSAESSVDAAQRVAEANATAGKPMKKGLGVDVTPP